DNA from Prionailurus bengalensis isolate Pbe53 chromosome X, Fcat_Pben_1.1_paternal_pri, whole genome shotgun sequence:
TCACTCACACGTCCTGAAGGTCAGGCGATCGGGGGGTTGGAAGGCTGTGAGGACGCAGGAAGGGGGTGCACCCACCAGTGTGGTGTTTGAAGGGCGCTCACCCCTTCTGAGGGGCACGTGGCAGAGGAGGGCGGGAAAACGCGACAGCACCGGACGGGAGAAGAAGACCCTCGGAAACTTCAGTGGCCGTCGCGGGAGTTCTCACATCGTTCTCTTTGAGTCTCGAGGGCGAGGAAGTCCTTCGTTTCCGGGTACAATAAGAGGATGTAGGTCTAAGCGGACTTCTCCGCGTTATCTCGGGGAGTCCCTCTGAATCACAGCAAAGGGAAGGATGGGATAAAGGGGGCGCCCAGCGGCCAAGACAGAACCAGACTGGGGTCAGCTTTACATCCCAGGGAAGAGATCACAACGGGCCATGGTTCAGCACGTACAGTCGGGTACCCTGTGTGTGGCTAGGATTCAGGCTATCTCTGTGCAGCGGAGCTGGATGTGCAGGCCGAACCGGAATGTTTTGCAGCCTCCCCTTTAAAACCTATTgtgcccaggggcgcctgcgtggctcagtcggtcaagtgtctgcggctcagagcatgatctcgaggttcgtgggtttgagccccgcatcgggctctgtgccgacagctcggagtctggcgcctgcttcggattctgtgtctccctctctctttgcccccctcccctgctcacgctctgtctctctccctctcccactctcaaaaaataaataaacattaaaaaaaaaatcctgtcatgCCTGTGCAGAAGCCACTCGGAGTGAAGCCATCTGGATGGAGAGTATGCCCTGGGGATTTCCAGTCCTGAGGTCTTCCTAGGTGCTCGGTGCCAATTCAGGTAACGCCGTGGCTGGTTGCTGCCTGAACGGAGGGAGTCAGGTGTACAGGTGCCGACTAGCTCTAGCCCTTATAAATTGTGTCACTGGTTCTAAGGACTCCTGGCATAGGGGAAGGGTTTGGCTGAGGTTTAGAGGCTGTCCCCACCCCGAGGCTGCAAGGCATACCTGTAATTAGGGGAGAGACTAGAGTGATCAGGGCTGTCTTTAAGAGCCTTGGGGATTTCCCTGCCTTCTGGGTCCGGTTATCTGGCTGGATTTCCAGTCTACCCACACAGTCTTGCTTAACCCATTGATATACCTGTGgggcaagaggaaaaaaacaaacagacaatgGAACACGGCATCGGAAAATCGATGTTCGTGTCCACAGTCTGTAATGTATTTGTGCggcctccctttttctctctggttAAGTCTTGCTCGTGACACCTGCCCTTCTTACTTCCCGAGGgtcctataaaaataaaatacgcCAATGTTAAATAAAAGGACTTGGACTTGCAAAGCGCCATTGTTATTTTAGTTTGTCACACCCCTGTCCTTGAGGGAGGCGGCCTAAGGGTCATTTCCCATAATCACTGCAGCCTAGAGTGGATCCACGCGCAATCCCATTCCCTCTACCTCGTTCCCAGAGACAACTACTATGATGAATTCTAGAccatgttcttttatatttttatttttatttattttttaaattttatttcagtttaatttttttactatgaaatttattaagtttaatttttttactatgaaatgggtttccatacaacacccagtgctcatccctagatgtgccctcctcaatacccatcacccaccctccccttttatatttttatcatacatATGCACCCACCCGACACCAGGGtcccagaccacccagaccacCTTAcctcaccccactccaccccaccccctcccctccaccccaccccgacccccctcccctctaccccaccccctcccttcccctcccccctcccctcccctccacccccctcccctcccctccaccccacccccctccatccCATCctactccaccccaccccaccccaccccaccccaccccaccccactccaccccgcCCCCATCCTCAGAACCATTGATCAGGGGATTGATTTGTCTTTTCTAGGGTCCCACAGAATGTCTTCTCCCTCCATTTCTGGAGATCCTGAGCTGCATACGGATGGGGCTGGGTGGGTGGAGAGACTCCTGGATACctgtttaaaaacttaaaaggtgAGAGATTTGCACACGAATCACCCAGACACCTTTATTTCTTTAGGAACCAAATAACTTTATTGaaacaaaataactttatttatttatggaaaacTGGAAGAAGAAACTGGAACGTTTTGCAAGCGCAATACTGCAAAATGCATGCTCGGCATGGTGACCAGGGGAAGTCACCATGCCCCCTGTGGCTATGGGAAGGCAGTCCCAACTCAGTTCTTGTCGCTGTTGCCCAGGGTGAGCTTGTCAAAGAGGTACTCTGCCATGCCGGTTTCCGGGGCCCCCATCTTGCTCAGGTTGGTGATGTAGCCCCCCAACTCTTTGATGACCTTGACTTGCTCGTGCAGGTAGTTGGTCTCCAGGAAGCTGCACAGATGGGCGTCGTTCTTGACGGTGGCCAGCTGGTGCAGGTCGAGCAGGCTCTGGTTCAGGCTCTTCTCCAGGTGAAAGGCGCACTCCATGGCGTTGAGGCCGTTCTCCCAGTTGTCGCGGTCAGGCTTCCTGATGTcgcggaggcggaggcggccCCCACGCTGGTTCTGCAGCTGCATCAGCTTCTCGGCATGCTGGCTCTCCTCGTGGGACCGGCGCAGGAAGAACTTGGAGAAATTCTCCAGGGCCACGTCGGCGCGGTCGAAATAGAAAGCCATGGACAGGTACGCGTAGGAGGCGTAGAGCTCCAGGTTGATCTGGCAGTTGATGGCGGCCTCGCACTGCGGGTGGTAGTTCTGGCGCACTTGAGAGAACGGCGCGGTGGCCATGGCTGGCGGCGCTGGCACCAAGGCGAAGGCGGCTCAGGAACGAGGGCGGCAAGGCCGAAGGCGGTGGCGGCGGGTCTCCGGCGCTTTTTCAGAGCAGCCGACCAGGCAGGCCCGGCGGCAGTCTCCGAGATGCGGCTGGAATGAGGTCCGTTACTCCGGAGGTGGGGGTTTGAATCCGTTACGCGAATCCGTTACGTGAAGGGGCGTGGTCACGAAGGcgagggagggggtggtgggcgGGGCGCCGCGTTCAACGTTCCATCCGTGCCGAGGTCCAGGCGCCTGCGCGCTGAGTGTCTTGAagccgttaaaaaaaaaaaaaaagttacgagagggaaggaggcaaaccctaagTGACTCtgaaatactgagaacaaactgacggttgatggggggcgggggggagacgggaaagtgggtgatgggcatggaggagggcatctgctgggatgagcaccggcTGTTGTCTGGAAACGAATTTGACAgtaaatcatatataaaaaaataaagccataaatcctaaaaaaactaaaactaaaaatataactcttgttaaaatatatatttaatatattttaatatattgctgtGGTTTGTGAATATATCTCACGAAAAAAAAAACcaccggattttttttttttacccgtATTTTGCAAACATTCATAAAATAACTCTTGAGATGCAATTCACATACTATAAACTCGACCTTTTGAAAGTGATTAGCTACCCGGTTTATAGGATGTTCATGGCGTTaggcagccatcaccacaatctaatttcacagtttcatcactccaaaatgaAAATTCCCTACCCATAAGCTGTTACTCCCCAGACCTGGCTACCACtgatctctcttctgtctctacagatttgcctatttGGGATATTTCAAACAAAgggaatcctacagtatgtggCCCTTTGTGTCTGATTTCTGTATTTAGCAGAATGTCTCTAATCTTCcttttttcattgctgaatagtGTTCCATAACATGgatatgtcacattttctttatcctttcatcagttgatggacatttggggtttttttttccattttgtggttATTATGCATAgtgttgctatgaatatttgtgtgcaGGTATTTGCGTAgacatatttttattctcttgggaCTATGCCTAGGagggaattgctaggtcatatgacaactctgtgtttaatattttgaggaacggCCACATCttttccaaagcggctgcaccattttacattctcaccaatgaTGTGTGAAGTTGCCAACAGTGTTATTGTCTGTTACTGCAAAGTAATATCACATTGTGGCTTTGATtcgcatttctctaatgactaagcgtgttgagcatctttgtaaGTCCTTATTGGCCGTTTGTataccttctttttctcttttcttcttttctttttaaaaattggaattccAGTATGGCTAccgtacagtgttatattcgtttcaggtatcCAATacagtgattccacaattctgtgcagtactcagtgctcatcataagtgtccTCTTAACCCCCTTCCCCtgtttcacccatttccccccaccccgcacctcCCCATTGGTAactatcagttctctatagttacaAGTCTGATTTTTGGggtttgcctatttttttctttgttcgtttgctttgtttcctgaattccacatacgagtgaaataaTACGGCGTTCGTCTTCCTCTGACTggcttactttgcttagcataataccctctagatccatccatgttgttgcgaatggcaagatttcattctttttttatggctgagtaatatttcaaatacttatatacatatatgtaaacatatatgacgtcttctttatccattcctcaatCAATGGACATACGCCgtttccgtaatttggctgttgtagataatgctgctctaaacatggaaACATTGGGGctcgtgtatccctttgaattcgtattttggtattctttggggaaatatctagtagtgcaattgctggatcatagggtagttctatgtttcactttttgaggGATCTCCGTACTATTTTCCAGAGGGGCTACCCCAGTcagcattcccaccaacaatgcaagagggttcccctttctccacatcctcaccaacacttgttgtttcttgtgtcgttgattttagcctttctgacaggggtgaggtgatacctcactgtagttttgatttgcatgtccctgatgatcagcgatgttgagcatcttttcatgtttttgttggccatctgtctgtcgtctttagaaaaatgtctgtctATGTATTCTGCCtgtttcttaattggattatttggggttttttggtgttgagttatatatctttatgtattttggatactaaccctttatcagatatgtcgtttgcaagtatcttctctcgtttagtaggttgtcttttagttttgctgatggtttcctttgctctgctttttatttcgaTGTAATCCTGATTGTTTTTGTtctggtttcccttgcctcaagagacatatcaggaaaaatgttgctatgccCAACGTCAGAAAAAATTactgcctctgctcccctctgggatttttatggtttcaggtgtcacatttcAAACTTCcagttctgggggtgcctgggtggttcagtcggtgaagcatctgggtccggctcaggtcacgatctttcggttcgtgagttcaagccctgcgtcgggctctgtgctgacagcttggagcctggagcctgcttcagaatctgtgtctccctctctctctgcctctcccctgctaacactctgtctctctctcagaaatgaataaacattaaaaaaattaaaaaagaaaagaaacgcaAGTGAGTTGTGTTGAGCGGAATGCAACTTATTCGGGGCTCATTTTGCATCACTTGGGTGCATTTATCTCAACATTCCTTATTTCCTGCCTAGCCAAATATGGCTCTTCTCCTTTGTATCATTGCTAACATCTTACTGGTtttctcattaattaatgagttcAATAAAATCTTTGACCTGCAGTATCTCATATTTGCGAgagatttcagtttttttttctttaactttccttTAACATTCCCCAGTGTCATCCCCACCCCACTGGGAACATAACCAACCCCACAGGAGCTGTCTTACTTAGTAGGGTAAGCACTTTTGGGGGGTGCTCACCAGAGCTGTGAATCCTGAAATGTACTGAGGACCTAAAGGCATAGCATCCCTGAGTGGGAtatggagagagagcatctctGAGGAGAAGGAGGCCGAGTGTAACTCTGGGAAAACAGGGAGCCAAAGCAAACCAGTGGAGGAAGGTAGCACGTATAGAGAGTGGGCCACGGGAGGGACCTCATCCAGGGAACACTGGAATCCCTGCGGGGCTGAGGCTGGCCCAGGGCATGttagggagggcagagaaggaagcaTGAGCAGTAAAGGTCTGTACGGAACCAGAGCGGCTGAGAACCAGGGGAGTGTTGAAAGCTTCCAGGCAGGGGAAGTAGTCAGCAGAGACTTGAGGGGATCTGACAGGCCGAGAGGCATGATCTGGCTAACATTAGCCCTGGAAGGAGGTAGGGACGTGAGCTTTTGCAGCCAGGAGAAAGGATCCCATCATCAGTGCTTTCACGCTTCCTAAGTCACCGCCCTGAAAAGGGGGTGGGGACCCACAGATACTGAGGGTGTAGAATACTTGGGACTGGGCCCTGAACTCTGCTTTCCAGAGAAGCTTCCTTCCGGCTGGTGATCAGAAGTAGGGAAGCTCTCGCGCGTCCGGCTGGCTCAACCGAAGGGCATAGCAAAGTTCGGTGAGGGCGCTCCTGCTTGGTTGGGTACCGGTGCGACGTCCAACACCCGCACGCGTTGTGTTCTGGAGAGGGGAGTGCTCCTTCTGGCCTCCACTTCTTCACTGTTCTGATGCGGGGTGGGCGGAGAGGGAGATCGCGACCTTGAGAGGCAAAGCAGAGGCCGCTCCACTTAAACACGCCTGTCCTGCGTCCCCGGTGTGGGTCAGCTGATGACTGACAGTAGTTCAGCTACATGTAAATTTGCTCTCAAGTTGTCACCTTTCGGTTTTATTCAGCGTGCTTCTCCACGTGCTTCTCCAGTGctcttttctgccccttctccatctTCCTCTGAGCTCTGGAGCCCGGCTTGTATGGATGGCATCCACGGGGCCCTGGCCCTCGGGCCCCTGGTTGAGCTCAGCCACTGGGCGGCACTGGCAGGAGACGggaaggcaggaggagagggagttTGGGATACTTACTTTCTTGGCTCTGTCTCTTTAGGGAAGATCAGGAAGAGGCAAACCTATTACCTCTTTGTAGCTCTAGCTCCCCGGATGAAGTAGGGACCGTTCTCAGGAGGGGCTTTCTGCAAACATTGCTCACCTCGGAGGAATTTACCCCAAAGAACAGGTGTTCTTTGGGTCAGGTTTAATGCACAGCCTAAGAAATTCATGGGGACCCACAATCCAGTATGCAGCGCTACATTGCTTCGGCCCAGAGAATCAATGGAGCACAGAGACTAAATAGAaaccaagaagaaatgaagtCCCTCATCGACAACAATCTCAAGCAACAAAACAGGAACCCAGGTGAAGCTGCCACCCGGGATTCAGCCTCCAGCTGTGTAGCCTGTGGATTTCTCTAGCTCCTGGCCCCCTTGTTTCCTTAGGTGATTGATCTTTTGGTTACCCCTCACCGAATTAGGAGACctgttagaggggcgcctgggtggctcagtcggctaagcggccgacttcggctcaggtcatgatctcgcggtccgtgagttcgagccccgcgtcgggctctgtgctgacagctcagagcccggagcctgtttcagattctgtgtctccctctctctgaccctcccccgttcatgtctgtctctgtctcaaaaataaataaacgttaaaaaaaaaaaaaaaaaaggaggcctgttagagaaacaggaaagaggaagcagagagagtcATTTTCTACTTGTCGGTAGCCATGTTAAAAAGTCTGGTTGGGCGGGGGCGGCACAGTGGTTAAGTGGCTCCCTGAACcctttgattcttgattttggctcagatcatgatcttgaggtttgtgggatcaagccctgcgtcgggctctgtgctgacaatgcagagcctgcttgggattctctctctcctagctccctgacctccccacctcccactttctctctctctctccccaaataaataaacaagcatttaaattgaaaaaaaagtctggttaggggggcgcctgggtggctcagtcggtgaagcgtccgacttcagctcaggtcatgatctcgcggtttgtgagttcgagccccgcgtggggctctgtgctgacgcctgggagcctggagcctgcttctgattccgtgtctccctctctctctgcccctcccccactcatgctctgtgtctctctgtctctcaataataaataaacgttaaaaaaaattttttttaaagtctggttAGGGAAGATGTTGAGTTAGTAAGGTTTGAGGATTAACTGTTTATTTCAAGTGAACCCTTGTCCTTCCTTGCTCACCTTCTCCTGATCAGAGCTGTTTCAGACTGCTCTGCACAGCAGTGCATGGGTGGGTCCAGTGAATGTATGCAAGGGATTATAGATGCTGACTATTTAATTAGCTACCTCTTAATCATTTACTCCCAGACAGGAAGGTGTAACCCTCAATTGCAGATAGCCAAAaggagattaagaaaaaaatttttttaatgtttatttatttttgagacagagagagacagagcatgaacgggggaggggcagagagagaggagacacggaatcggaagcaggctccaggctctgagccatcagcccagagcctgacgcggggctcgaactcccggatcgcgagatcgtgacctggctgaagtcggacgcttaaccgactgcgccacccaggcgcccccaaaaggagattttaaaagttttctttgcggggcgcctgggtggcgcagtcggttaagcgtccgacttcagccaggtcacgatctcgcgatccgcgagttcgagccccgcgtcaggctctgggctgatggctcagagcctggagcctgtttctgattctgtgtctccctctctctctgcccctcccccgttcatgctctgtctctctctgtcccaaaaataaataaacgttgaaaaaaaaaattaaaaaaaaaaataaacaaaagttttctttgcttgttatcTTTTCTAAATAGGAGatgaatagtttttattttgtgaccTTCCATTCCTTCAGAGAAAACACAAGGTGTAATAGTCAGGATAGGGAAAGCTATGTTGTAGGAACAGACCAGACCTAAAAAACTCAATGGCTGAAGGCAATATGTCTTTTTTGCTCACATCACAGCCCGAAGCAGGTGAAGGGACTCTCTTTCGTGACTCTTCGCCAATGGTTAACTTACCAAGGCAGGCTAAATTCCACCCTTTACTTGCACCTTCCCAGAATTCTTCACTTCAAACTGCACGGAGGAAAACAAGAAGCATGGAGACCTCCCACTCACTCTTGTACTGCCCTGGAGCAGAAATCATATTCACTGCAGCCCAAACCAACTtcaaggaggctgggaaatgtagggAAAACATGTGATATCCAGTGAGCAAAATTTTCTGCCATGCATGTTGTatccatttctcttattttattttttaatgtttatttattttattttgagaaagggggggggcagtaagagagggagggagagaatcctaagcagggtttgatcccacaaaccacgagatcgtgacctgagccgaaatcaagagtcggacacttaaccgactgagccacccaggcacccctctcttatttaaaacaaaaattatttggaaCTCACATTGTTGGCCAGtgttatttatgtacttattcgAGTGTGATTGTAGCAAGAATTCTTCTGAAAAACATTTACcagcgtgtgtgtatgtgtgtgtgttagcgTACTAAGTAATAACAACTTGTGTGGTCCCCTTTCTCTATAATTGCTTCTGTGATGTTTTGCATCGCAGGCCCTAGCTTGACATTCACACTCAGGTTCAACCCCATGTCCTACCTAAAATCTCTTCTGTCTGAAGTGAACTCAGACTTCTCTGAAGATCTATAGGGTTTGGTGCCCACGCAATCAGCATGGCAGTCAGTCACGGACCACCCCTCGATGGCTTGTCTTTAATTGCGTTGAACTCTTAACCCTCTCCTTTTGTGTTGTGTCCCTTTGGTGCAAGTCCCCTGACTTATACGGAGGGCAGATGCCCTTTCTTCACCTCCAGAGCACCCAACAAGATAGAATAGCACAGGCCAGGTGCTCAAAGACCATGGGCTGATTGAATCTGATTTAATAGGATTGATACAGTCAGCAGATGTGTATTAAGCTTCTAAGTGCCATGTTCTAGGATCTGTGCAAAGAATTGTGGGTCGAGAGATTATTAAAACATAGTGACTGTCCTTAAGGGgctttcagaattttaaagatagaaCGAACTCAAACTGACAGAATGTGGTAGCTAGTCTCCAAACATGGCTCCAACGGTTCCTTCCCCCCCAGTTCCAGAGCGCTGCTCCTCATTTAGAGTTGACACTTATTTTTGCTGCCAGTGACTACCTTGGCCAATGGAACGTGTTAGAAGCAGCATTCTGGGACTTCCAAGAGGATGGGGAGAATTGTCTTCTTTCCGCTCAGAAGTTTCGCCCTCCTCCTCTGAATTCCAGTCTCCCTCTGAATCCAGCCACCGTGTCGTGAAAAGACCAAACCACGTGAAGCGGCAAcgaggaggggaaaagaggctGAGTTCCCAGCCAACGGCCAACCTCAACTGGCAGCCATGAGCGAGACATTTTAGACATTCCAGATGAGCACGGCCCCAgctgaataataatgataataataataataataataaaatgaataataataataaaatggttgtcGTTTTAAACCACTATGTTTCGCCAGCGACGGGGGTTGAGTTGTAGCCGAAGAGAACTGAAACCCAGGATCAGAAACATACGGGTCAGTATAATGGCTCCCACACAGGAAGGAAAAGGATGAAGGAAGTTCAGGAATGCCCTCTGAGAGGTGATGTTTGAGCTGATGAGTAAAAACACCCCAGCAGAACTGAAGGTTCTTTTCAGAACAGAAGAATGTCCAAATTGGATTTTTGTCTCTGACTGCTCTGGCATGAATGAGAGGTATTTCAGAGGGCCATGACACTAAGGGGAGGACAGCCAGGCATCTTCCGTAGGGTCTCGGGgtcgggggggggaggggaggcacggGGTGGCACAGAGGCCAGGGAAATGGGATTTTCCACTGAGGTGGAAAATCAATAGCCCTTGAAGATGGACACAGGTAACGAGGGAAAGAGAGGAATCGGGCGCCCAGCCGTCAGGCTTTGGCTCACCATTCTCGACCTGGGCGAATGCCGGAGACCAAGGAGGACGGCGAAGAAGGTGGTGACCTGGGTTTTAACCGAGCTCTGCGAGTTCTGGGACATCCAAGAGGCACTGGAGGACGGCGGCCGCTGGGTTCGAAGCTCAGGCGAGGGGGCTAAATTaagataataaacttaaaaaaaaaaaaagttgtccaGGACCTGTGCCGAAGTGAAGCTCCCTCGTGGGTATTTATCCTGTTGTAAAGTAGTCGTGTTTTAGAGAAGCTCGTCTATGAAAGGTAGCACGTCAGTGGCCGGGACCCTGGAGAGGTCACGTAACCAGTGAGAGGAGGGCGAGGACTCATTTTTTCCGTTAGCAACGATGGGCTGTGGGGAGCTGTAGGCATTGCTTATCCAGGCTCCTTTGTGGCTAATTTGACCGAATTTGCCCCGAGACCGCAATCGTGGGTGTAGTTTGTGGCTGCGAAGGGTTTTCTCTGTGCGAGGCTAACCCACCCACCTGGACGGGCGCTCCGCCGTGGCCTCATTAGGCCCACTCTCCAGACACCTGAGCCGTCTCCCCGCTGAGGCCACTTGCAATGCCAGTCACCCTAATCCTGACGCATCTAAAGGTGCACAGCACGGGGACGTTACTCTGATGTTTTAGCAAAGGCCTGAGAGCTCATCACAGTTTTGTGAGTCCAAAGAACCCAACGTTGTCACCATGTGGTACTTAAGTAGGTGATTATTTAGAAGGCAAATGGAAGCTTCTAAGCAGGTGCCTGGAGCTCAGGAACAGAGAGAATGGCAGGCTTCCCGGGCTCTGCTGGGGGAGAAGCAAGTACCCCGTCCCCGTTGCTGTGTATGTGAAGAGCCTGGTTTGACCCCAGCAGGTACGTCGTGGCAGATCCGTGTGCATGTTATAAATGGGCTTTGACTACTTttgtttttagatgtttatttatttatttttttttttaaaattttttttttcaacatttatttatttttgggacagagagagacagagcatgaacgggggaggggcagagagagagggagacccaggatcggaaacaggctccaggctccgagccgtcagcccagagcccgacgcggggctcgaactcccgggccgccagatcgtgacctggctgaagtcggacgctcaaccgactgcgccacccaggcgccccagatgtgtatttatttttgaaagacagggacGGACAGGGTGGGAGCGGGGAAGGgaccgagggagagggagacacagaatccgaagcgggctccaggctccgagccgtccgcacagagccccacgcggggctccaactccggaaccacgagatcatgacctgagccaaagtcggacgcctaaccgactgagccacccaggcgccctggaattTGACTGCTTTTAACGAGTCCTGGGAAGAGCACCGCAGGCATCTGATCTGAATCTGGACCAGGCTGTTTGCTTATTCGTTTCTATTTCTGTACAATCTACCCTGGGACCATCTTCAATGATGTCGTTAAGTTGCTCATTTTTCTTCCCCCTGGCCGTGCCTATCCCATCCAGGAATCCCTGTAAATTCACTTAATCCGAGTACTTCACGTGATTGTATTTTCCCAAACGTCAAGGCTTCCTTACGAGCAAAAACAGACCTGATTTTCGAGCTGGGGCCTCCAGGTCACGGAAAGCCCAGGCCCAGTGCTagtgtctctctcctctttctagtCCCGACCAGGGATGTCTCATCAGGCAGCGTGAGCTACACCCTCGATCTCAGCGTGGTAGCTCGATACGAGCTTAATTCTCGCTCAGGACcagtgaggccagagaggtgCCTGGGACACAAAACGTAAGGAGGCGCCTACCGTCAGGGTCCTGAAAGCACAAGGTCTTGCTTTCGCT
Protein-coding regions in this window:
- the LOC122476877 gene encoding ferritin heavy chain-like produces the protein MATAPFSQVRQNYHPQCEAAINCQINLELYASYAYLSMAFYFDRADVALENFSKFFLRRSHEESQHAEKLMQLQNQRGGRLRLRDIRKPDRDNWENGLNAMECAFHLEKSLNQSLLDLHQLATVKNDAHLCSFLETNYLHEQVKVIKELGGYITNLSKMGAPETGMAEYLFDKLTLGNSDKN